A single region of the Lotus japonicus ecotype B-129 chromosome 4, LjGifu_v1.2 genome encodes:
- the LOC130715847 gene encoding uncharacterized protein LOC130715847, whose product MSVVRPRLTHGWKQLRKDYYLRGTCTIWMHLIEDCVFNMYIFNSEGKELYVPGAPLRDIYKSDDDDDEFYSNLRQSLSSESSLLDHIECDGYISAQSSGVVATTDLTIRQQLDVEGGQEVPDVVAADNVVDGAEIEPEIIENDDGLVDGDVIIPVAPIPDPGIIFQCIFTCTLTTYYATKSHLYVPKDAAAYLIEAGLHSWMFVGPKRIPFECRILISSCHRYAKIGSGWRFFCEANQFSPDDYLLFQFTSPEEGIAYVNYGDQIDI is encoded by the exons ATGAGTGTTGTTAGACCTAGATTAACCCATGGATGGAAGCAGTTGAGAAAAGATTATTATCTGCGAGGAACTTGCACTATATGGATGCATTTGATTGAGGATTGTGTTTTTAACATGTATATTTTCAATAGTGAAGGCAAGGAACTTTATGTACCTGGCGCTCCTCTTAGAGATATTTAcaaatcagatgatgatgatgatgaattttATAGTAATCTTCGACAAAGCCTTTCTTCAGAAAGTTCCTTGCTTGATCATATAGAGTGCGATGGGTATATTTCTGCCCAAAGTAGTGGAGTTGTTGCAACAACGGATCTAACAATTCGTCAACAACTCGATGTAGAAGGAGGTCAAGAAGTGCctgatgttgttgctgctgATAATGTCGTTGATGGTGCAGAAATAGAACCAGAAATAATTGAAAATGATGATGGCTTAGTGGATGGAGATGTTATAATTCCTGTGGCGCCTATCCCAGATCCTGGCATCATTTTTCAGTGTATTTTCACATGCACTCTTACTACATACTATGCAACAAAGAGTCATTTG TATGTCCCAAAGGATGCTGCTGCGTATCTCATAGAAGCTGGCCTACACAGTTGGATGTTCGTAGGTCCTAAAAGAATCCCGTTTGAGTGTCGTATTCTAATCAGTTCCTGTCATCGTTATGCCAAAATTGGAAGTGGATGGAGGTTCTTCTGTGAAGCTAACCAGTTCTCCCCGGATGACTATTTACTATTTCAATTTACAAGCCCGGAAGAAGGAATTGCATACGTGAACTATGGAGACCAAATTGACATTTAG
- the LOC130713518 gene encoding uncharacterized protein LOC130713518 translates to MAQWCRSSAGHLRTAAASRLSSPAFQRGHSYHTIQAIPREHSGSGVAARDRMQGRIPAVVFLQDLLSKDAGNRSAAKKHLLTVEKKQIKAILNSVQTSFFCSTRFPLQIRAGSGSSHLVESGTVLPVKIHMDQESGQILNLVFVWAEEGMNLKVDVPVVFKGEDVCPGLQKGGFLNKIRTSLKFLCPSEHIPSKIEVDVSNLDIEDRIFMRDIEVHPSLKLLSKNENMPICKVVPTSLGNQAPVDE, encoded by the exons ATGGCGCAGTGGTGTCGCTCCTCTGCCGGCCACCTTCGCACGGCGGCGGCGAGCCGGTTATCCTCACCAGCATTCCAGCGCGGTCACTCTTACCATACGATCCAAGCCATCCCGAGAGAGCACTCTGGTAGCGGCGTCGCAGCCAGGGACAGAATGCAAGGTCGAATTCCGGCCGTCGTGTTCTTACAGGACCTTCTCAGCAAAGACGCCGGCAACCGATCGGCGGCGAAGAAGCACTTGCTCACCGTCGAGAAGAAGCAGATTAAGGCCATATTGAACTCCGTTCAAACTTCTTTCTTCTGCTCCACCCGTTTTCCGCTCCAGATTCGTGCTGGATCCGGATCCTCTCATTTGGTTGAATCTGGAACTGTGCTACCTGTTAAG ATTCATATGGACCAAGAGAGTGGGCAGATTTTGAATTTGGTGTTTGTTTGGGCTGAAGAGGGGATGAACTTGAAGGTGGATGTGCCTGTTGTTTTCAAAGGAGAAGATGTTTGTCCAGGTCTTCAGAAAG GGGGATTTTTGAATAAGATCAGAACTAGTCTAAAATTTCTTTGTCCATCTGAGCACATTCCTTCAAAAATTGAGGTGGATGTGAGCAACCTAGATATTGAAGATAGGATATTCATGCGTGATATTGAGGTTCATCCATCCTTGAAGCTTCTGAGCAAGAATGAAAACATGCCCATCTGTAAAGTGGTTCCAACAAGTTTGGGAAATCAAGCACCTGTTGATGAGTGA
- the LOC130712358 gene encoding uncharacterized protein LOC130712358, giving the protein MIEANRLSYIRFNQKTIRADYLNGLQRQLRRERQTVICRKAIILPPSFTGGRRYMFNNCQDAMSICKKFGYPDLFITATCNSQWGEIQRVFKMKLDNLMSDLRKGTIFGPVDAGMYTVEFQKRGLPHAHILLWLKPQYKLITGEDIDKFISAELPDPQIYPKLYKAVSSFMIHGPCGVIDPNNCTTIDDDGFPILREGRQNYMAKKGVPLDNGSDRVNVQISNAGNGESNQDEIKQYYDCRYLTPCEAAWRTFKFDIHERWPPVKRLSFHLPGQQCVTFNDDEDLEGVVEKCSTKDTQFLAWMNANKLYPEGRSLTYAEYPSMFVYKKDKQVWEPRKRGFSLGRLQYIALGMGEVYYMRILLTKQRGCDSFASLRTVKGVVYPTFQDACDAMGLMEDEREYVDGIIHMSEIGSGSYLRHLFVTLLSTNAIGKPREVWDKTWRFLADGILYHRRRLLKMPDLQINDEDLMNLCLIEIEKVLRTNGRSLKEWPSLPYPSFCETFRFENQFVADELNYNKDEMNVQHQQLVCSLTSEQKGAYTQVINYD; this is encoded by the exons ATGATTGAAGCAAATCGTCTTTCATATATTCGATTTAATCAGAAAACCATAAGAGCAGATTATTTAAATGGGTTGCAGAGGCAATTGAGAAGGGAGAGACAGACCGTCATCTGTAGGAAAGCGATTATATTGCCTCCTTCCTTTACAGGAGGTCGTCGTTACATGTTTAATAATTGTCAGGATGCCATGTCAATTTGCAAAAAGTTTGGGTACCCTGATCTTTTTATTACAGCAACATGTAATTCACAATGGGGGGAAATTCAAAG GgttttcaagatgaagctcGATAATCTGATGTCTGATTTAAGGAAAGGCACTATATTTGGTCCTGTTGATGCAG GTATGTATACAGTAGAGTTTCAAAAACGTGGATTGCCACACGCGCATATTCTTCTATGGTTGAAACCCCAGTACAAATTGATAACCGGAGAGGACATTGATAAATTCATTTCAGCTGAGCTTCCTGACCCGCAGATTTATCCAAAGCTTTACAAGGCCGTTTCCTCTTTCATGATCCACGGTCCGTGTGGGGTTATTGATCCTAAT AACTGCACTACCATTGATGATGATGGTTTCCCAATTTTAAGAGAAGGAAGACAGAATTACATGGCCAAGAAAGGAGTTCCTTTGGATAATG GCAGTGATAGGGTGAATGTTCAAATTTCAAATGCTGGAAATGGAGAATCGAACCAGGATGAAATTAAACAGTACTACGATTGCAG GTATCTAACTCCATGTGAGGCAGCATGGAGGACATTTAAATTTGATATCCACGAGAGATGGCCGCCCGTGAAGCGCTTATCATTTCATCTTCCCGGTCAGCAGTGTGTAACTTTCAACGATGATGAAGACTTGGAAGGCGTTGTTGAAAAATGTTCAACTAAAGATACTCAATTCTTAGCATGGATGAATGCGAATAAGCTATACCCGGAGGGAAGAAGTTTAACGTATGCTGAATATCCGTCTATGTTTGTTTATAAGAAAGATAAGCAAGTATGGGAGCCAAGAAAGAGAGGTTTCTCCCTTGGTCGTCTTCAATATATCGCTCTAGGCATGGGCGAGGTATATTACATGAGGATTCTATTAACAAAACAGAGGGGTTGTGACAGTTTTGCAAGTTTAAGAACTGTCAAAGGGGTTGTTTATCCAACATTCCAAGATGCGTGCGATGCTATGGGATTAATGGAAGATGAGAGGGAGTATGTTGATGGGATTATTCACATGAGTGAGATTGGTTCAGGGTCTTATTTGAGGCATTTGTTTGTAACGTTGCTCTCTACAAACGCTATAGGAAAGCCAAGAGAAGTGTGGGATAAGACATGGAGATTTTTAGCTGACGGCATTTTGTACCACAGAAGAAGGTTGCTTAAAATGCCAG ATCTTCAAATAAATGATGAGGATTTGATGAACTTATGTTTGATTGAGATAGAGAAGGTGTTGAGAACTAATGGAAGGTCACTTAAAGAATGGCCTAGCTTACCTTATCCATCATTTTGTGAGACCTTTCgttttgaaaatcaatttgTTGCAGATGAGCTTAATTACAACAAGGATGAAATGAACGTACAGCATCAACAATTGGTCTGTTCCCTAACTTCTGAACAGAAAGGAGCGTATACCCAGGTAATAAATTACGATTAA
- the LOC130712356 gene encoding uncharacterized protein LOC130712356: MYTVEFQKRGLPHAHILLWLKPQYKLITGEDIDKFISAELPDPQIYPKLYKAVSSFMIHGPCGVIDPKCACMVDGKCSKHFPKKYQNCTTIDDDGFPIYKRRKTGITVAKKGVPLDNGFVVPYNPRLLMNYHGHINVEYCNKSNAIKYLFKYINKGSDRVNVQISNAGNGESNQDEIKQYYDCRYLTPCEAAWRTFKFDIHERWPPVKRLSFHLPGQQCVTFNDDEDLEGVVEKCSTKDTQFLAWMNANKLYPEGRSLTYAEYPSMFVYKKDKQVWEPRKRGFSLGRLQYIALGMGEVYYMRILLTKQRGCDSFASLRTVKGVVYPTFQDACDAMGLMEDEREYVDGIIHMSEIGSGSYLRHLFVTLLSTNAIGKPREVWDKTWRFLADGILYHRRRLLKMPDLQINDEDLMNLCLIEIEKVLRTNGRSLKEWPSLPYPSFCETFRFENQFVADELNYNKDEMNVQHQQLVCSLTSEQKGAYTQVINYD, from the exons ATGTATACAGTAGAGTTTCAAAAACGTGGATTGCCACACGCGCATATTCTTCTATGGTTGAAACCCCAGTACAAATTGATAACCGGAGAGGACATTGATAAATTCATTTCAGCTGAGCTTCCTGACCCGCAGATTTATCCAAAGCTTTACAAGGCCGTTTCCTCTTTCATGATCCACGGTCCGTGTGGGGTTATTGATCCTAAGTGTGCATGCATGGTTGATGGAAAGTGTTCTAAACACTTTCCCAAAAAATATCAGAACTGCACTACCATTGATGATGATGGTTTCCCAATTTATAAGAGAAGGAAGACAGGAATTACAGTGGCCAAGAAAGGAGTTCCTTTGGATAATGGTTTTGTTGTTCCCTACAATCCTCGACTTTTGATGAATTATCATGGACATATCAACGTGGAGTATTGCAATAAATCAAATGCAATaaagtatctatttaaatatatCAACAAAGGCAGTGATAGGGTGAATGTTCAAATTTCAAATGCTGGAAATGGAGAATCGAACCAGGATGAAATTAAACAGTACTACGATTGCAG GTATCTAACTCCATGTGAGGCAGCATGGAGGACATTTAAATTTGATATCCACGAGAGATGGCCGCCCGTGAAGCGCTTATCATTTCATCTTCCCGGTCAGCAGTGTGTAACTTTCAACGATGATGAAGACTTGGAAGGCGTTGTTGAAAAATGTTCAACTAAAGATACTCAATTCTTAGCATGGATGAATGCGAATAAGCTATACCCGGAGGGAAGAAGTTTAACGTATGCTGAATATCCGTCTATGTTTGTTTATAAGAAAGATAAGCAAGTATGGGAGCCAAGAAAGAGAGGTTTCTCCCTTGGTCGTCTTCAATATATCGCTCTAGGCATGGGCGAGGTATATTACATGAGGATTCTATTAACAAAACAGAGGGGTTGTGACAGTTTTGCAAGTTTAAGAACTGTCAAAGGGGTTGTTTATCCAACATTCCAAGATGCGTGCGATGCTATGGGATTAATGGAAGATGAGAGGGAGTATGTTGATGGGATTATTCACATGAGTGAGATTGGTTCAGGGTCTTATTTGAGGCATTTGTTTGTAACGTTGCTCTCTACAAACGCTATAGGAAAGCCAAGAGAAGTGTGGGATAAGACATGGAGATTTTTAGCTGACGGCATTTTGTACCACAGAAGAAGGTTGCTTAAAATGCCAG ATCTTCAAATAAATGATGAGGATTTGATGAACTTATGTTTGATTGAGATAGAGAAGGTGTTGAGAACTAATGGAAGGTCACTTAAAGAATGGCCTAGCTTACCTTATCCATCATTTTGTGAGACCTTTCgttttgaaaatcaatttgTTGCAGATGAGCTTAATTACAACAAGGATGAAATGAACGTACAGCATCAACAATTGGTCTGTTCCCTAACTTCTGAACAGAAAGGAGCGTATACCCAGGTAATAAATTACGATTAA
- the LOC130712357 gene encoding uncharacterized protein LOC130712357, which yields MDSPRLTPGSSSKESRARRRLIRSSRKDLSPDKNIATGGSIIPSVSSSISTRRPLSNITNVSPSSSHNARVGNSRNKSRTLVPNQYEKALHEPCSQKKRKTNQAGGVGGSVLCNENNPVNLISFDNSPSLTYKEIMDRQFSNANSKRKSIDQATLASVSHFSLEHSKTQMNEIFPKSFDSNSSNPPLSTVIATSSKHPSPSILKPNKPEREKQTRAPSRMKKVKIIKELPTPIRSESKWSRYLRKKALDTKRGRFSPSNGTADEAGPSNVALCEPGALSSDSEDAESDEDYVEHTHEVIPEIPANIVALLQIAENTDVLDFGDPTSACFYCGAFMWASEKSGKIDSDGAAAFSLCCMKGKVDLPLIPKPPPLLLDLITDREPRAQNFKENIRAYNSMFSFTSMGGKVLTALNDGGGPPQFVLSGQNYHRMGSLIPRQGQPPKFAQLYIYDTQNENSNRVRNLRYEILKLILLIILIFYYIIVNSLMFLNSISFVAIMGEDRVLTFL from the exons ATGGATTCTCCCCGGTTAACTCCGGGGTCAAGCTCAAAAGAATCTAGAGCTCGAAGGAGATTGATAAGGAGCAGCAGAAAGGATTTATCTCCTGACAAAAATATAG CAACCGGGGGATCCATCATTCCATCTGTGTCTTCTTCTATCTCAACAAGAAGACCTTTGTCCAATATAACAAATGTGTCTCCATCTTCTTCGCATAATGCTCGAGTTGGTAATTCAAGGAATAAATCCAGAACTCTAG TACCTAATCAATATGAGAAAGCTCTTCATGAACCATGttctcaaaaaaaaaggaaaacaaatcaAGCTGGAG gTGTTGGAGGTTCTGTATTATGTAATGAGAACAACCCTGTAAATCTCATTTCATTTGATAATTCACCTTCCTTAACTTATAAGGAAATAATGGATAGGCAGTTTTCAAATGCGAACAGCAAAAGAAAGTCCATTGATCAAGCCACTTTGGCTTCAGTTAGTCATTTTTCATTGGAACATTCCAAAACACAAATGAATGAGATTTTTCCAAAAAGTTTTGATAGTAATTCTTCCAATCCTCCCCTATCTACTGTCATTGCTACGTCATCAAAACATCCTTCTCCATCAATATTGAAGCCAAACAAACCTGAACGAGAAAAACAAACGAGGGCTCCATCTAGAAtgaaaaaagttaaaataattaaagaGTTGCCTACCCCTATCCGTTCGGAATCAAAGTGGTCGCGTTATTTAAGAAAGAAAGCTTTGGATACCAAGAGAGGAAGGTTTTCTCCCTCTAATGGAACTGCAGATGAAGCAGGGCCATCTAATGTGGCTTTATGTGAACCTGGAGCATTAAGCAGTGATTCTGAAGATGCTGAATCAG ATGAGGATTATGTGGAACATACGCATGAAGTGATTCCTGAAATTCCagcaaacattgttgctttgcTTCAGATAGCTGAAAATACAG acgtTCTTGATTTTGGAGATCCAACCAGCGCTTGCTTTTACTGCGGAGCTTTCATGTGGGCTTCTGAGAAATCGGGGAAGATAGATTCAGATGGGGCTGCAGCTTTTTCATTGTGTTGTATGAAGGGGAAGGTTGATTTACCCTTAATCCCTAAGCCTCCTCCTCTACTTCTTGACTTGATAACAGATAGAGAACCAAGGGCGCAAAATTTCAAGGAGAATATAAGAGCGTATAATAGCATGTTTTCCTTTACGTCTATGGGTGGGAAGGTTTTAACTGCTCTTAATGACGGTGGAGGCCCCCCTCAATTTGTATTGAGTGGACAGAACTATCACCGTATGGGTTCTTTAATTCCACGTCAGGGACAACCTCCTAAGTTTGCTCAGTTGTATATTTATGATACACAGAATGAGAATTCTAATAGAGTGAGGAATCTAAGGTATGAAATCCTGAAATTAATTCTTTTgatcattttgattttttattatataattgttAACAGCCTTATGTTCTTAAATTCTATTTCTTTTGTAGCTATAATGGGAGAGGACAGGGTCTTGACCTTTCTTTAG
- the LOC130716067 gene encoding uncharacterized protein LOC130716067, with product MIDRHNVLAKIFRQVRERLNSDESTQLSIRLFRARGKDPRTYNMPSTDEVAALIVGDIGESDVGRDVVVKMNDGCLSNIHETHTALIPLHYPLIFPYGEDGFREDIPISEIFRNMGSYKRWKVSMRQFISFRLQDRNSEYGNIIFAKRLFQQFVVDAYTMIEANRLSYIRFNQKTIRADYLNGVAEAIEKGETDPSSVGKRIILPPSFTGGRRYMFNNCQDAMSICKKFGYPDLFITATCNSQWGEIQRYVRARNLRAEDRPDICVRVFKMKLDNLMSDLRKGTIFGPVDAGMSFIIFFFRKYMFMLQYH from the coding sequence ATGATTGACAGACACAATGTCCTAGCCAAAATATTTAGGCAGGTCCGAGAACGATTGAACTCTGATGAATCAACCCAGTTATCTATCCGTCTGTTCAGAGCCCGGGGGAAAGATCCTAGAACTTATAATATGCCGTCAACGGATGAGGTTGCAGCCTTGATTGTTGGGGACATTGGGGAGTCAGACGTTGGCAGAGATGTTGTAGTGAAAATGAATGATGGATGTCTTTCAAACATTCATGAAACACATACTGCTTTAATTCCTTTGCACTATCCGCTTATATTTCCGTACGGTGAAGATGGCTTCCGTGAAGATATTCCCATTAGTGAGATTTTTAGAAACATGGGAAGCTACAAAAGATGGAAAGTCTCTATGAGGCAATTCATTTCATTCCGCCTTCAAGACAGAAACAGTGAGTATGGGAACATTATTTTTGCTAAGAGGTTGTTCCAACAGTTCGTCGTTGACGCATATACCATGATTGAAGCAAATCGTCTTTCATATATTCGATTTAATCAGAAAACCATAAGAGCAGATTATTTAAATGGGGTTGCAGAGGCAATTGAGAAGGGAGAGACAGACCCGTCATCTGTAGGAAAGCGGATTATATTGCCTCCTTCCTTTACAGGAGGTCGTCGTTACATGTTTAATAATTGTCAGGATGCCATGTCAATTTGCAAAAAGTTTGGGTACCCTGATCTTTTTATTACAGCAACATGTAATTCACAATGGGGGGAAATTCAAAGGTATGTCCGTGCTAGGAATTTGAGAGCTGAAGATAGACCTGATATTTGTGTTAGGgttttcaagatgaagctcGATAATCTGATGTCTGATTTAAGGAAAGGCACTATATTTGGTCCTGTTGATGCAGGTAtgtcatttattattttttttttccggaaATATATGTTTATGTTGCAATATCATTAA
- the LOC130716068 gene encoding uncharacterized protein LOC130716068 — MLEFVRQFKDELKENWLLIDDGGCTNVVKFNMSVVRPRLTHGWKQLRKDYYLRGTCTIWMHLIEDCVFNMYIFNSEGKELYVPGAPLRDIYKSDDDDDEFYSNLRQSLSSESSLLDHIECDGYISAQSSGVVATTDLTIRQQLDVEGGQEVPDVVAADNVVDGAEIEPEIIENDDGLVDGDVIIPVAPIPDPGIIFQCIFTCTLTTYYATKSHLYVPKDAAAYLIEAGLHSWMFVGPKRIPFECRILISSCHRYAKIGSGWRFFCEANQFSPDDYLLFQFTSPEEGIAYVNYGDQIDI; from the exons ATGCTGGAGTTTGTCAGGCAGTTTAAGGATGAATTAAAAGAGAATTGGTTATTGATTGATGATGGGGGATGTACCAACGTCGTTAAGTTTAACATGAGTGTTGTTAGACCTAGATTAACCCATGGATGGAAGCAGTTGAGAAAAGATTATTATCTGCGAGGAACTTGCACTATATGGATGCATTTGATTGAGGATTGTGTTTTTAACATGTATATTTTCAATAGTGAAGGCAAGGAACTTTATGTACCTGGCGCTCCTCTTAGAGATATTTAcaaatcagatgatgatgatgatgaattttATAGTAATCTTCGACAAAGCCTTTCTTCAGAAAGTTCCTTGCTTGATCATATAGAGTGCGATGGGTATATTTCTGCCCAAAGTAGTGGAGTTGTTGCAACAACGGATCTAACAATTCGTCAACAACTCGATGTAGAAGGAGGTCAAGAAGTGCctgatgttgttgctgctgATAATGTCGTTGATGGTGCAGAAATAGAACCAGAAATAATTGAAAATGATGATGGCTTAGTGGATGGAGATGTTATAATTCCTGTGGCGCCTATCCCAGATCCTGGCATCATTTTTCAGTGTATTTTCACATGCACTCTTACTACATACTATGCAACAAAGAGTCATTTG TATGTCCCAAAGGATGCTGCTGCGTATCTCATAGAAGCTGGCCTACACAGTTGGATGTTCGTAGGTCCTAAAAGAATCCCGTTTGAGTGTCGTATTCTAATCAGTTCCTGTCATCGTTATGCCAAAATTGGAAGTGGATGGAGGTTCTTCTGTGAAGCTAACCAGTTCTCCCCGGATGACTATTTACTATTTCAATTTACAAGCCCGGAAGAAGGAATTGCATACGTGAACTATGGAGACCAAATTGACATTTAG